From the genome of Rathayibacter sp. VKM Ac-2759, one region includes:
- a CDS encoding NAD(P)/FAD-dependent oxidoreductase, translated as MTASRTDVLVVGGGPVGLFAGALLAAEGLDVQVWERRTAVPAGSRAIGIHPPSLDAFAAIDAAAPILAEGVRVREGVARSRGRILGTLSFARASRTHPYVVTLDQHRTEQILRDRLGASAPGALRTGVAMTGLQRSRDHVDVTGTARDGRPVSLRASFVIGADGARSTVRELLGITTSGRDYPDRYVMGDFADPEPASRESSALVDVGPDGVVESFPLPGGRRRYVVLRGAAELRDPAESVDPEAATALAAVVRERTGADPDPATCTMTSGFGVRRRAADRIGVGRVVLIGDAAHEISPIGGQGMNLGWLDAAELAPLLTGAVRAGTAGPWPGFARRRTAVARRAADQAEANMALGRPVSGLGRLAREAGLRTALALPSADLLARVYAMRWS; from the coding sequence ATGACGGCATCGCGGACGGACGTGCTCGTGGTCGGCGGCGGGCCGGTCGGCCTGTTCGCGGGCGCACTGCTCGCGGCGGAGGGCCTCGACGTGCAGGTCTGGGAGCGGCGGACCGCCGTCCCGGCCGGCTCCCGCGCCATCGGGATCCACCCGCCCTCGCTCGACGCCTTCGCCGCGATCGACGCCGCCGCGCCGATCCTCGCCGAGGGCGTGCGCGTGCGTGAGGGCGTCGCGCGCAGCCGCGGGCGCATCCTCGGGACCCTGTCGTTCGCGCGCGCCTCGCGGACGCATCCGTACGTCGTCACCCTCGACCAGCACCGCACCGAGCAGATCCTGCGCGACCGGCTCGGTGCCTCGGCCCCCGGGGCCCTGCGCACGGGCGTCGCGATGACCGGGCTGCAGCGGTCGCGCGACCACGTCGACGTGACCGGCACCGCCCGGGACGGCCGACCGGTGTCCCTCCGCGCGTCGTTCGTCATCGGCGCCGACGGGGCGCGGAGCACCGTGCGCGAGCTGCTCGGGATCACCACCAGCGGCCGCGACTACCCCGACCGCTACGTGATGGGCGACTTCGCCGACCCGGAGCCGGCGTCGCGCGAGTCCTCGGCCCTGGTCGACGTCGGCCCCGACGGAGTGGTCGAGTCGTTCCCCCTGCCGGGCGGGCGCCGACGGTACGTGGTGCTGCGCGGCGCGGCCGAGCTGCGCGATCCGGCCGAGTCCGTCGACCCGGAGGCCGCGACGGCCCTCGCCGCGGTCGTCCGCGAGCGGACCGGCGCCGACCCCGACCCGGCGACCTGCACGATGACGAGCGGCTTCGGCGTGCGCCGCCGCGCCGCCGACCGCATCGGCGTCGGGCGCGTCGTGCTGATCGGCGACGCCGCGCACGAGATCAGCCCGATCGGCGGGCAGGGCATGAACCTCGGCTGGCTCGACGCCGCCGAGCTCGCTCCGCTGCTCACCGGCGCCGTCCGCGCCGGCACCGCGGGGCCGTGGCCCGGGTTCGCCCGGCGCCGCACGGCGGTGGCGCGGCGGGCGGCCGACCAGGCGGAGGCGAACATGGCGCTCGGCCGCCCCGTGAGCGGTCTCGGCCGACTCGCTCGCGAGGCGGGGCTGCGCACGGCCCTGGCGCTCCCCTCCGCCGATCTGCTCGCCCGCGTCTACGCGATGCGCTGGTCCTGA